The following nucleotide sequence is from Pedobacter sp. PACM 27299.
CTTGCCGCTTTATAACTCTTAAGGTTCAACTTGTTCATTTCTTCTTCAATTTTGTACTTCCTTGGTTCTTCCATTATTTTTTGGTTTTGCGATTAACAATTAGAAATTGATTTCATTGAGATTAAGTACAGTTTATTTCCAATTAAACAATTATTAGATTGCAATTATATAAATAAGCGCGGACTAAACATAATTTATTTCTGTTTAGCGTACTTATTATCACCAAAGGAATTTAAATTGGAGGCTTTACTAGGCAACTATCTTAGCGGGATCATTGCAAATGCGCTTTATTTAAAGTTGGCTGCATCAAATCCTTCAGGTTGCTGATCTCAATTGGCTCTGTTCTTAAAGTGCCAGGCGCCATACCAAAAAGCTGCTCCATCATCACAACTTTTTCATAGGGAATATCCTGAGTTTCATTTCCTAAAATATTTCGATAATTATGGAAAGTATTTAGAGAAATACCCAAAATTTTAGGGAGGCTCTGTATGGCCATTCTGTACTCTTTTACATTGAGCTGGTAGAGGTAATCGTTGATTTTATACTTTCTAGAGGCTTCTATCATATCTTTTTAAAAAAAATAATATTTAAAGTGTATTTTTATCAAAATTATGAGCTTAAACACATAATTTACTAGAACTAAAATACTTATTATTTTTAGCAAAATCACCAAATATTCCTATTTTTTTATGAATCTAAAAAGTACAGTAGACGGAATCTTAAAGAAAAACAATCGAAGATTCGTTTGGTTGGCTGATAAAATGGATCGGACATTTGATGGATTAAAGCTAAGTCTGACTACGGGCTCCATCAAGTATAGGGATATAGAAAAGATGGCAGAAATACTGGAAGTACCTCCCCAGACGTTTTTTAGCGACCTTACAGCCCCTCTCACAGATCCGGCAGGAAAAGGGATTCGCATCACTATTACACCTGAATACGGGGAATTAAAACAGGCTTTAAAAAGCTGTAAAGAATTAAATGCAGCTTTGAGGAATCAGATCAAAGATAAAGACCAGATTATCGCTTTGCTCAGTAAGAATTAACCGATAATCTGGAGATGGGATTAGTCGGTCAATAAATCTGGTCTGCGCTGCTGCGTACGCAGCAAAGCCTGCTCATGACGCCAATCGTTGATTTTTTGCTCATGGCCGCTCAACAGGATCTCCGGCACCTTATGTCCGTTAAAATCGGCTGGACGCGTATATACCGGCGCATCCAGTAATTCTCCCTGAAAACTATCTGATAAAGCGGAAGTCTCATCATTTAACACCCCTGGGATCAACCGAACAATGGCATCCACAAGAACGGCCGCTGGCAGCTCTCCTCCAGACAATACATAGTCGCCGATGGAAATCTCTCTGGTTACATATAAATCTCTTATACGCTGGTCTATGCCCTTATAATGGCCGCACAAGATCATGATGTTCTCCTTGCCCGACAACTCATTCGCGATAGTCTGGTTAAAAGTAACGCCATCGGGACTCATAAAAATAACCTCATCATAAGTTCTTTCCGCTTTCAGTGCTTCAATACAGCGCGCAAAAGGCGGAATAGACATCACCATTCCACTTCCGCCGCCATAAGGATAGTCGTCCACGCTTTTTTGCTTATTCGTGGAATAATCCCTGAGGTTATGGACTACAATTTCGGCAATTCCCTTAGTCTGCGCACGTTGTAAAATAGAGTGTGCAAAAGGGCTGTCCAATAACGCGGGTAATACAGATATGATGTCAAAACGCATAGGGCAAAGGTAAATTAATTTTCAAGGTAAATGTCTAACAAGCCATCAGGAAGGTGTACACGAAGGATACTTTCTTCTTCATCAATCTCCACGATCAGGTCGTCATTGAGTGGAAACATAATTTCTTTTTCCTGATAAATCACTGTGGCCACAAATTGCTGAGGATATTCATTTATTTCAGTAATTTCTCCGAGTTCACCATGATTTTCATCAGAAACCAAGTACCCTTTCAGGTCATTGTAATGAAATTCATCATTAGAACGGTCTGGCATTTTTGTAAGTGGCAAGTAGATTTTTTTCTTCAATAAAGGCTGAGCTTTATCGATATGATCTACATCATCGAAATAGATATTGGCGGTATTATTGACTTGTAATTTATAAGTAGAGACAAAATAAGGCACTAATTTCCCATTAAAATCAGCAAAAACGACATCCAGTTCCAGCAAATCAGGTTCATCATATTCAAAAAATAGCTGTACCTCTCCTTTTAATCCTTTAGTCTTGGTGATGTAACCAATGTAAAATGCTTCTTCAATCTTCATAATCGTATCCTTAATGTTTCCAGGCTTTCCTGAAATTGCGTCTTAATATGCTCAGCAAAAAAATCTGGCTTAAATGAAAATAGCGAAGAATACATTCCAATGGAAGATTCTTCGCTATTGTTCAGAATAACAAAAATATTATGCTTGTTCTTCTTTGTTCTCTTCTGTTGCAGGAGCTTCTTCAGTTGCAGGAGTTTCCTCAGCTACTTCTTCAGTTGCCACTTCTTCTTCAACAACTTCTTCTGCTACTGGAGCATTTTTGATTGCTAAAGCAGCTGCGCGATCTGCATTTTTCTTAGCTTCAGCAGCTAAAGCAGCTTTCTTAACTTCATCTTTAGATTTAGTCAAGTTGTCTTTTTTACCTTCGATTTGACCGTCTTTACCCACTAACCACTCAGCAAATTTAGCTTCTGCTTGTTCTTCAGTTAAAGCGCCTTTTTTAACACCACCTTGTAAATGTTTTTTGTATAAAACACCTTTGTATGAAAGGATAGCACGACAAGTATCCGTAGGCTCAGCACCTTTGTTAACCCAGTCTAAAGTTTTATCGAAATTGATTTCGATGGTTGCAGGATTGGTGTTTGGGTTGTATGAACCTAAACGCTCAATGAATTTACCATCTCTTGGTGAACGGGAATCCGCTACCACTACGTGGAAAAAAGGCTTACCTTTTTTACCGAATCTTTGCAATCTGATTTTAGTCGACATTTCTTATATAGTTTATGTATTCAACATAGTTCCCGGAGCAACGCGCTTGCGGGAGTGCAAAAGTAAGTAAAATCCTATTGATTAGCAAGATGCATTATTTTTTAATTATTTTCGACTTGCTTTACCGATTTGAAGCGCAGGGGAATTGAAGGTCAGTGGGATAAGGATTTGTCCTAAAAGTACCTGAAATGACAATATAGTTTATTGGGTTCTGGCGGGCTCCTGGCTGGAGACTGGTAGGGCCTTGTAGGGCCCCCTGCCCTGGAAGAACCTTTCATTCCCTTTCTTTGATCTGATGCAGCCCGCAACAATCCATCTGCTCTCCAACCATTATAGTTCTATTCCATCTGCTGATACTTTGAGCGATTCCTAATTTTTAGGCGCTAAATTTGTAACATCGGATTCAGATCCACATCAA
It contains:
- the rimM gene encoding ribosome maturation factor RimM (Essential for efficient processing of 16S rRNA), which encodes MKIEEAFYIGYITKTKGLKGEVQLFFEYDEPDLLELDVVFADFNGKLVPYFVSTYKLQVNNTANIYFDDVDHIDKAQPLLKKKIYLPLTKMPDRSNDEFHYNDLKGYLVSDENHGELGEITEINEYPQQFVATVIYQEKEIMFPLNDDLIVEIDEEESILRVHLPDGLLDIYLEN
- the trmD gene encoding tRNA (guanosine(37)-N1)-methyltransferase TrmD → MRFDIISVLPALLDSPFAHSILQRAQTKGIAEIVVHNLRDYSTNKQKSVDDYPYGGGSGMVMSIPPFARCIEALKAERTYDEVIFMSPDGVTFNQTIANELSGKENIMILCGHYKGIDQRIRDLYVTREISIGDYVLSGGELPAAVLVDAIVRLIPGVLNDETSALSDSFQGELLDAPVYTRPADFNGHKVPEILLSGHEQKINDWRHEQALLRTQQRRPDLLTD
- a CDS encoding 30S ribosomal protein S16 yields the protein MSTKIRLQRFGKKGKPFFHVVVADSRSPRDGKFIERLGSYNPNTNPATIEINFDKTLDWVNKGAEPTDTCRAILSYKGVLYKKHLQGGVKKGALTEEQAEAKFAEWLVGKDGQIEGKKDNLTKSKDEVKKAALAAEAKKNADRAAALAIKNAPVAEEVVEEEVATEEVAEETPATEEAPATEENKEEQA